The sequence AGAAagcgggagggagacggCGAAAGGGAAGAAGTTGCAACGCGGCCATGGGCGAGTCAGCACATCCGTCTCCATCGATCCGACCTCcggcggctgcgtgtgcgtgtgtgtgcgtgtgtgtgcggtcgGGCCGCCTACACCGAGGCCATGCCGGCAGGAGTCGAGCGCGTCTGTCATACAAgagcacagacacgcgcgtacgccggtgcgcacgcacaggcgaGAGTGCGGCGCTACACGCCATTCCAGCGTACGGTGCCACCGAGTGGGGACACGCAGGGGGCCCGGGGGGCGAGACCTACATTCTGGGCGTACGGACAGAAGACATAACGGGAGACAAGGGGCTGTGCGGTCACCGTCGCCCATCCGCGGCCAACACGGCAACAGGAAGGCGCACTCACAGGCAGAGCAAAgagcgcgccgccactggGCAGCGGGGAGGGCGGGCCCCATCGTCCACCCGATCTCGTCGCACCGCCGTGTCGCGAGGAATGCGTGCGAACGTGAATGAATGGAGTACACAAAGGACGGAATAAGTATGGTGCCCGCAGGGACTCGCGCCCACTCGCTTGCCAGCGCAGAGCAGGACATCAGACGCGAGGGTGCCGAGAGTCAGCGAGCGAGAGTTGGTCGCCAGCGCTCCCTCTCCAAGGCGCGCCGTCAGCATCACCATACAagcaagagaaaaagaaaggaatCCAAAGAGTTCGCAGCTGCCATCGTCGGGCAGAGAGACAACGGCGAGCGCCACACTCGAGCCTCCACTGTCCCGCCCTACTAAGGCTGCTCCGTAGCACATgcaagcacacagacacatcgGCATACATAGAGAGATatacgcacatgcacacacatacgcatatACATGCACTCATCGGCACGCATATACACATCCATACACGTTACATATATATAGATCTGTATTTATTTACAGATGCACAACCATCCATACATCGGCTCACGTAGAGGCACAGATACctgtgtatgcatgtatatAGGTAGATACATTCAGCCGCGTACttcggcacgcacacgcacatcaaCGAGGCACATGGGTACATACGCACCGCTTCCGACCTCTCTGTACCAGAAGAAAGAGACAGCGGACAGCatcgtgtgcgcctcctcagAGCTGCACCACTGTACAGCATGCGACGACGGGCCACCGCAGGAAGACTGCCGCTagccgctgtggctgcggaGATGACACATTTCCGGAGCGGAGCGCGAAAGGCGGCGAAGGCCTGGCCACAGGCCGCACCAGCTCATCGCCTCGCCGGTCAGAGGTCGCCGCAGGGCTCTCTTCACTGCTTGTCGCGCACATTACAAGCCGTAGGTCGTTCAGGGATTTTGCGGAGCACACGCCACCCACGCATCGCAGACGGTTCCGCAGTGGGCGGCACCGCTATCACCCCCGAATGCCGTGCCCTCGCGCCGTCCGAGATAAAGCTGCCCTCACCCAGCAACGGGTTCAGCAATCCACTAGAAATAAGGTTCTGTATATCTCCTGAAACACCAGCCTCGTTACTGCCCATCCGCTGGCGGGCCTGCGACACCGTCGCAATCCGAACCGCAAGACGGTTCATCAGCCCCTGGCAGTAGTCCTCCTCACTCACAAGACgactccgcggcggcgcaccaacGCCCCActtgctcagcagcggctgcagctctcgcacgcgctgcgcagcggggTACGGCGCAAAGCAGCTCGTCAGCACGAAGGCAatgccagcagcagggccaTTTATCGTGCCCGCAGACGATAGcagcgcgcctgcagcgctcGAGGCCGTCTCCGTCGCTGTACCCTccggcagcatcgcctcgatctcagtgcgcagcgcagcgtggcggcggccaggCACAGCGTTCAGCTGGAACATCTCCACGGCGAACGGCACACCGCGCAGCCCCTGCGGTCCCATCGCAGTGTGCGCAGTACCCGCGCGCTCGTCGTTCGACAGCGCCCACCACGTAGCCTCCGTCGCGACAACCTGCCCGCCATTCGCAACAGCCTCCGTGCGCGCAGCCATGTTCGGCGTGTCGCCGTAGTAGTCGTACCCCTTCGTCACCTCGTCGTAGCGGATGTCGGTCAGCCCCGTGTGGAtccccacgcgcacgcgcagcccgcgccacagcgcagcgtactcctcctcgctcagcCGCGCAGTCGGCGGCACGTAGTCGTCCAAAGTgtccacgcgcgcaagctCGAACTCGCGGTACGCGCtgtccagcgcctccgtaCCCCAGTcgtgcttcagcagcttcgtCTGGATCTCGCATGCAAGGCTCacagcgctgtgcgcgctccTGCACGCGATCATGAACGAGTCGCCGATCGTCTTCACCTCGTAGCCCCCGTACTTCTTCAACAGCTGCCGGATCacacggtggtgcgcagcaatCGCGTCAGCCATCagctgtggcagcgccgcccacaGCGCAGTGCTGCTCTCAATGTCCGTGAAGAGCAGCGTCACCGGCTCGTCACCGTCCTtcggcgcggcgtcgttgtTGCGGCTGTCCATGCAGCAGTACAGAGCCAGCCCAACAACCGCAAGCAAGATGACAGTGAACATAACGAGGCCAGCGATGAGGCCGTTGCGTTCCGAGGACGTCAGCTTATCCAGCTTTTTGCGCGGCCGATACTCCATTGTAGGCGTCATCGGGGAagacagctgcggcaccgtcggGTCCAGCATCCGCTGCACGGAGAGCATCACGATGCCCTGCGCGCCATAGTTTTGGTACACGCAGAGGCGGTCCGTTGGCGTCGTCGTGCAGCCCCACTGAAACTTGCCAAAGGGTACGCCAGTCGTGGTCACAGAGCCTTCGCGATAGACCATGTCTGTCAGCGAagtgctgcgcacgctgtcCGCAAGCCTCCTCATCGAGGCAGAAAAACTGCCAGCTATAACGGCGCTCAGGAATCCCGGAGTGTGTTGGGAAGGGTcaggcagcgcgccgtgAAACACTGTCAACAGCCTAGAGGCAGCATGCGCGCTCTCCGACGTGTCGCTCCAGAGCGGCAGATTAGTGAACGTGATCACACGCGCCTGCACAGACGCCGGCTTCGACTTGAGGGCAGTGACAAGTGTAGAGTACTGAATCACCAAGTCATCGAAGACTACCACAACAATCGAGGTCTTCTCCTCAACCAGAAAGTCGACAATGCCAGCCACATCCGCAGCTGTCACGGCAAGCACAACGTTGATCCGCCCGCGAGCAAGCGCACTCCCAACAGTCTTCGTGGAGGGCACCGCAGTCACGCTCGGGTTGTCGTAGTCGAACGTCGCAGCAGACTTGCGCAGCATAGCGGTGATGTTCGCTACCTCATCGCTAGCGTAGTCGTGCAGGACCACATGCACGCCCGAGTCGATCGGCGTCACGTCCCTCACAGCCGAAAGCTTCGCGTACAGCACAAACATCTGCTGCTCAAGCGTTGGCATCAGATACATGTAGTTTCTTAACGGCTCTACTAGGTGTGGCcgagggtggaggggggagagcaCCAAGTACTCATCGACGTTCATACCCTTCACTGTCATGCCTACGACGACGTCGGTAGTGTAGTTCGTCGTCACCGCATCGTGCAGCGCCTGTGGTGTAGTATCTGTTACGTTAAGTGCAATCCCGTTCACAGGACTCGCGCTGTACTTCAGGTAGGCGAAAAGTGCTGGTATGCTCGTGTTAACGTTCAGCCCCACCTGCGCAAGCAACGGATGCCCCACAAAGATCAGCGTCAGGAAGTTCAGCGGCCGTGGGAGGGTGGTGCTATCGGAGTAGCAGCTTTTCTGCGTGAAGCTGACGCCAGACTCGGTAATCACCGTCCACACGGCTTTGTCAAGCCTCGAAAGGACAGCGGAGTGCCCACCCTGGTTACAGTAGCACACGGCGCCCAGAAATTCGGCAACACCGTTGCACGGCCCGCCGTAGTCACCAAGAACAAAGTCCTCGCCTACGATGTAGCGCTGCTGAGAGAACATGTATTGTCTGTACGCCATCCGATTCACGACCCGGTTCTCCTCCGCAAGCGTCTGCGCGATCAGCGAGCCCGAAATCCACCCAGCAATCATCAGCTGCGTTACGCACGGGTGCTCGTTGAAGAAGTTGTTCACGTATGCAGCAGAGTCCGACGACGCCTCATGCTCCCACGGGCCGTACTTCTGCACAGCCTTCGCCTCGTCGGCCCACAGGCTCGGGTCCACGCGGCCGGTCTTCACCATGTACTCCCCCATCTGCGCCCTGAAGACCTTCAGATGGACCGACGCAGGCTCCGTCAGCGGAAAGGATGTGGCACTCGAAATGATCTGCCCGTCCACAGGCGTCAGCTTCCCAGCCATCGCGAGATCGTAGTACACCTGGAATGtcatctgctgcagcgcaaacGACGGCATGATGTACGCCGACGACGTACGCGGGTCCGTCAGCACAGCCTGCAGGAGCTCCACAACCTGCCCTGCAGGTATTCCCCAGACTATGATCACCTGCGGGTGCGTGTCCGCCATCGCGTCGAAGGCCGTCATGTTCACAGCAGTGCTCGTCGAGTACGGCGCGGAGTACACAGCCGGCGGGTCGAGCGAAAGGGACGCCATCAGCTCCACAAGACTCTTGTGCTCGAAGCTTCCGAACCACTCACCCGTCACATACGTGAAcgcagtgcggcgtgcgcggaAGGTATTCGCTATGTGCTTTGCCATTGCCATGATCTCCAGCCGTGGCTCCGCGCGCATGAAATACAAGTTCTCGttccacacacgcatagcGCTAGACCCGGTGAACGGGCCCAGGAACATCAGCCCACTGTTCTGAATCTCAGGGCTGCTCATCAGAGCACCAAGGCGCGTGTCAGAGTACGGTCCAATCACGCCAAGAAGCGTCGGGTAGTCTTTGAGTGCCTTCATCACGACAGCTACGATGTCCGATCGGTCATCCGTCGGGCCCGGCTCAATGATCTTGATGGGGCGGCCGCTCGCGGCGGTGTAGCCGACCGCGTGTAGCGCGGAGTCGATGCCCAGCCACAGCGCCTTTGCATGCTTCCAGCTGTAGTCGCTCAACGAGTACATGGCGTTCAGCAGGTACACAGGCTCGTCCGGCGAGACGTTGGCACCCGCAGCCCACGCCGTAGGCGCCGTGGACACGGCGAGCGTCAGCGCACCGACAATCAGCAAAACGCCAGCCAGGAGTCGCGAGCATCGGTACGCATGCTGCTGCCTCACACAGCCGGCCacgccacctgcgccgcaccagcaagCACGGCGCGGATGGGTCGCGTCTGCGCACATTGTATGGTGCGACGAGCCGCGATAGTAGTTCGCAAAGGGGAGGCAGTGGGAGCGTCTGCCAGTCCGGtatggagagggagagagcgggaggCGCGACCCGGAtgagggaggcggggaggggaagcgatggggtgcagcgccggcgcggagGCGAGAGCCGCTGGTCAAAAGCACGAAAGGGAAGCGGTGAGGGCAAAGGAGAGCCACGGGCACGGGCGGGCAGACCCGCAagagaggtggagaaggaagacgagggaggggagagagggggtggtgaAACACCTCCTCGGTAACCAACACCGgacgagcggcagcggaaagGAAGCGGAAAGGAAGACACGAGAGTCGGGCTCGGCTTTGTGCGGGCGCGTGCGTCCCCGTGCAGTCGTTGCGCTGAATACAAGGGAGTGCCTCTGTTCCCTCGCCACCGGGAGAAGAAGAAagcgggagggagacggCGAAAGGGAAGAAGTTGCAACGCGGCCATGGGCGAGTCAGCACATCCGTCTCCATCGATCCGACCTCcggcggctgcgtgtgcgtgtgtgtgcgtgtgtgtgcggtcgGGCCGCCTACACCGAGGCCATGCCGGCAGGAGTCGAGCGCGTCTGTCATACAAgagcacagacacgcgcgtacgccggtgcgcacgcacaggcgaGAGTGCGGCGCTACACGCCATTCCAGCGTACGGTGCCACCGACTGGGGACACGCAGGGGGCCCGGGGGGCGAGACCTACATTCTGGGCGTACGGACAGAAGACATAACGGGAGACAAGGGGCTGTGCGGTCACCGTCGCCCATCCGCGGCCAACACGGCAACAGGAAGGCGCACTCACAGGCAGAGCAAAgagcgcgccgccactggGCAGCGGGGAGGGCGGGCCCCATCGTCCACCCGATCTCGTCGCACCGCCGTGTCGCGAGGAATGCGTGCGAACGTGAATGAATGGAGTACACAAAGGACGGAATAAGTATGGTGCCCGCAGGGACTCGCGCCCACTCGCTTGCCAGCGCAGAGCAGGACATCAGACGCGAGGGTGCCGAGAGTCAGCGAGCGAGAGTTGGTCGCCAGCGCTCCCTCTCCAAGGCGCGCCGTCAGCATCACCATACAagcaagagaaaaagaaaggaatCCAAAGAGTTCGCAGCTGCCATCGTCGGGCAGAGAGACAACGGCGAGCGCCACACTCGAGCCTCCACTGTCCCGCCCTACTAAGGCTGCTCTGTAGCACATgcaagcacacagacacatcgGCATACATAGAGAGATatacgcacatgcacacacatacgcatatACATGCACTCATCGGCACGCATATACACATCCATACACGTTACATATATATAGATCTGTATTTATTTACAGATGCACAACCATCCATACATCGGCTCACGTAGAGGCACAGATACctgtgtatgcatgtatatAGGTAGATACATTCAGCCGCGTACttcggcacgcacacgcacatcaaCGAGGCACATGGGTACATACGCACCGCTTCCGACCTCTCTGTACCAGAAGAAAGAGACAGCGGACAGCatcgtgtgcgcctcctcagAGCTGCACCACTGTACAGCATGCGACGACGGGCCACCGCAGGAAGACTGCCGCTagccgctgtggctgcggaGATGACACATTTCCGGAGCGGAGCGCGAAAGGCGGCGAAGGCCTGGCCACAGGCCGCACCAGCTCATCGCCTCGCCGGTCAGAGGTCGCCGCAGGGCTCTCTTCACTGCTTGTCGCGCACATTACAAGCCGTAGGTCGTTCAGGGATTTTGCGGAGCACACGCCACCCACGCATCGCAGACGGTTCCGCAGTGGGCGGCACCGCTATCACCCCCGAATGCCGTGCCCTCGCGCCGTCCGAGATAAAGCTGCCCTCACCCAGCAACGGGTTCAGCAATCCACTAGAAATAAGGTTCTGTATATCTCCTGAAACACCAGCCTCGTTACTGCCCATCCGCTGGCGGGCCTGCGACACCGTCGCAATCCGAACCGCAAGACGGTTCATCAGCCCCTGGCAGTAGTCCTCCTCACTCACAAGACgactccgcggcggcgcaccaacGCCCCActtgctcagcagcggctgcagctctcgcacgcgctgcgcagcggggTACGGCGCAAAGCAGCTCGTCAGCACGAAGGCAatgccagcagcagg is a genomic window of Leishmania major strain Friedlin complete genome, chromosome 17 containing:
- the RAC-B3 gene encoding receptor-type adenylate cyclase b, translating into MCADATHPRRACWCGAGGVAGCVRQQHAYRCSRLLAGVLLIVGALTLAVSTAPTAWAAGANVSPDEPVYLLNAMYSLSDYSWKHAKALWLGIDSALHAVGYTAASGRPIKIIEPGPTDDRSDIVAVVMKALKDYPTLLGVIGPYSDTRLGALMSSPEIQNSGLMFLGPFTGSSAMRVWNENLYFMRAEPRLEIMAMAKHIANTFRARRTAFTYVTGEWFGSFEHKSLVELMASLSLDPPAVYSAPYSTSTAVNMTAFDAMADTHPQVIIVWGIPAGQVVELLQAVLTDPRTSSAYIMPSFALQQMTFQVYYDLAMAGKLTPVDGQIISSATSFPLTEPASVHLKVFRAQMGEYMVKTGRVDPSLWADEAKAVQKYGPWEHEASSDSAAYVNNFFNEHPCVTQLMIAGWISGSLIAQTLAEENRVVNRMAYRQYMFSQQRYIVGEDFVLGDYGGPCNGVAEFLGAVCYCNQGGHSAVLSRLDKAVWTVITESGVSFTQKSCYSDSTTLPRPLNFLTLIFVGHPLLAQVGLNVNTSIPALFAYLKYSASPVNGIALNVTDTTPQALHDAVTTNYTTDVVVGMTVKGMNVDEYLVLSPLHPRPHLVEPLRNYMYLMPTLEQQMFVLYAKLSAVRDVTPIDSGVHVVLHDYASDEVANITAMLRKSAATFDYDNPSVTAVPSTKTVGSALARGRINVVLAVTAADVAGIVDFLVEEKTSIVVVVFDDLVIQYSTLVTALKSKPASVQARVITFTNLPLWSDTSESAHAASRLLTVFHGALPDPSQHTPGFLSAVIAGSFSASMRRLADSVRSTSLTDMVYREGSVTTTGVPFGKFQWGCTTTPTDRLCVYQNYGAQGIVMLSVQRMLDPTVPQLSSPMTPTMEYRPRKKLDKLTSSERNGLIAGLVMFTVILLAVVGLALYCCMDSRNNDAAPKDGDEPVTLLFTDIESSTALWAALPQLMADAIAAHHRVIRQLLKKYGGYEVKTIGDSFMIACRSAHSAVSLACEIQTKLLKHDWGTEALDSAYREFELARVDTLDDYVPPTARLSEEEYAALWRGLRVRVGIHTGLTDIRYDEVTKGYDYYGDTPNMAARTEAVANGGQVVATEATWWALSNDERAGTAHTAMGPQGLRGVPFAVEMFQLNAVPGRRHAALRTEIEAMLPEGTATETASSAAGALLSSAGTINGPAAGIAFVLTSCFAPYPAAQRVRELQPLLSKWGVGAPPRSRLVSEEDYCQGLMNRLAVRIATVSQARQRMGSNEAGVSGDIQNLISSGLLNPLLGEGSFISDGARARHSGVIAVPPTAEPSAMRGWRVLRKIPERPTACNVRDKQ